A window of Adhaeribacter arboris genomic DNA:
TTACTCATTGCCGGTTACAAAAAAGCTGGTCCTAACATTGAAATCGGCCCGGTAGCTACTTTTTACAGTTTCAATCCCGTAGAAGGTTTCCGGCTGCGGTTTGGCGGTCGCACCACGCCCCATTTCAGTAAAAAAATTAATTTTGATACCTACGCGGCTTACGGTTTTAAAGACGAGAAATGGAAGTATTACCTGGGAGCCACTTACTCCTTAAGCGATAAAACCATTTACGATTTTCCGGTAAGATCCGTGCGGGTAAGCTACCAGCAAGATACCAAAATTCCCGGTCAGGAATTGCAGCTAATTCAGGAAAGTAACGTGTTTTTGTCGCTTAAACGGGGCATCAACGACAAATATTTATACAATAAAACGTTTAATCTGGAGTACTTGCAAGAGTTTGAAAATCATTTTTCTTACCGCTTGGGTTTAAAAAGATGGCAACAATCTCCGGCGGGTAGCCTGGCTTTCGAAAGAATTACCACTTCCGAAAATCAGTCCGCTTTGCTGTCTCATTTAACTACTTCGGAATTATCGGCGGAACTCCGGTGGGCACCCAACGAAAAGTTTTTTCAGGGCAAAATTTACCGTACTTCCTTTGTTGGTCGTTATCCGGTATTTACCTTGCGCGGCATAGCCGGGGTAAAAGGTTTGTTCGATGGCGAGTATAATTATCAGCAGCTCACCCTGAATGTATTTAAGCGGTTCAGTTTATCGCAATTAGGTTATACCGATGTGGTAACGGAAGGCGGTTATTTGTTCGGGCAAGTGCCGTACCCGCTATTATCCATTCACCGGGCCAATCAAACGTATTCGTACCAATTTCAGTCGTATAACCTGATGAACTTCCTGGAATTTGCCAGCGACCGGTACGCCAGTATGATGCTTGACCATTGCTTTAACGGATTTATTTTTAATAAAATACCGCTCATCAAAAAAACCAAGTTCCGGGAGTACGCCACGCTTAAAGTTCTTTACGGCGGCCTGCGCCCTGAAAATAATCCGGCAGAAAATAACCAATTGTTGAAATTTCCGGTGGATGCCAGCGGGGTAACGACTACTTACTCTTTAGAAGATAAGCCATACGTGGAAGGCAGCTTGGGAATTGGTAATATTTTTAAATTTTTCCGGATAGACCTGGTTAAACGCTTTTCTTACCTGGATCATCCGGATACGTCCGAATTAGGCATTCGAGGTCAGTTTAAATTCGACTTTTAAAACTTTAACCGCAGTTAGCCTAAGGGTCATTTTTTGTTTCGCCACTATCTTTTTATTTCATGGCTAGTCCACCAATCTTATGGAAGTAAGTAAACTAACCACTATAAATTTAATTTAAAGGCACATGACACTATTTAACCAAGTGAAGGATTTGATTTTGGCCCAAGGCATTGTTTCGCGGGTAGCTATCTTACCCGAAACGGATTTAGTGCTAGACCTGAATTATAAACCGGTCGATATAGCGGAGTTAATCCGGATGATGCAACGCGAATTTAAAACAAACTTAATTCCCGAAGAATTTACTTCCTTAACCCGGCTGGACCAAATAATCCACTATATCCAGAAAAGTCGCCAAATTACCGATCCTTACTAATGCAGGTTACATTTAAAAACAGGAAAAAGAACGAGGAAATACGAGTACCTATCAGATAAAAAATGAAATGAGAAATAAAAAAGTACTACTAGATAAAAAATCAGTTTACAATTTAATTAAAAATGAATGGCAGATTTCAGAGGAATTATCCCGGTTAAAAAAATTACCTTTAAAAAAGTTGGGGGTATCGGCTCTGGAAATAAACTGGCTCCTGAATACCATGGAAGGAGAGTACCACTGCCGTATCGTGGATAATAACGTTTCGTTAGGTATGCCCCTGGAGGAATTTGTGCACCTAATTACGCAAAGTAATTAAAATTAAGATAATTGATTTTTCTGAAGTAACGCCTCATTGAGCTTTATTGAATTAACTATACATCTACTTTTACTTATTTAGCGGTT
This region includes:
- a CDS encoding acyl carrier protein; this translates as MTLFNQVKDLILAQGIVSRVAILPETDLVLDLNYKPVDIAELIRMMQREFKTNLIPEEFTSLTRLDQIIHYIQKSRQITDPY